TAaaacctcttcttcttccactcTGACTCTGCAGCAGACGTTTTGTTCTCCAGCtgatcttcttctttttgtttttaaatgtggatCTAAGGAAACTCTTCCCCTCCTGCTCAGGGtccagttttaaaatgaaaatgttctgttcTCAGTCTTTGGCTGCTGTTGgcttctgctctctctctctctctctctctctctctctctctctctctctctctctctctcacttcctttctgttcacatttatttgaatgtattgatttgatttgaatctATATTATCAAAAGCTTCTCAAAGATTTTGACCTTAAACATTTTTCAGCCATCGAACCTCCACCTGCTCCGACCACAGCGACCATGAGCAGATTCTGTAGAAAGAAACCATTTTAAAATTCTGAGACACGTTTGCTGAAGTCGACCTTTGTAAACTGTATTTTCCTACATTGAAATTTCAGAGAAGTCACTGGGAACTTAATGTCAGCTGAACAGAGTTTGAGGctgttgaaattaaaatgaacagcTAATTAAAATGTGGATGCTCTCTGTGATCAGCAGGGACAGCAGACAGGAGAAGTGCTGCGACGGGAAGTGTggctgttgttttggtttttcgtTCAGGCGTTGAGCTGTCTGAGGTTTCTGCTAACGATGACGACGAAGCGTCGATGTTACTTTGTGGTGTTGAAAACTTGACAGCATTCAGCATCCTGTCGCTCCAGAGACACTGTGCTGATGACTGGAACTGGTTTCACCTGAAAAACTGTTTCCCAGAAACCTTTTCAGAAAGTGATGGCGTGCTCTGGAAGCCCGACCTTAAAAAACCTGATCACACcagagttaaatgagaaaatagattttttctgtaatttgtgTCAAATGCTGCAACATTGGCTCTAATGTTCAAGACATGATGACTAATAAATCTGACTTTTAGTTTCTCAAAACAAACTAATCgtatgtttgcatgttaaaTGCTTTAACATGTAGTGGAAGACGACCTCATTCTGATGCTTGTACCTTCAtatctgtcacttcctgtctgaacCCACAGCAGCCACACTGAGTGCCCGTCCTGACAGGTCTCAGTTCTTCCGGTATGAGACGCTGTCTCTGAGCTGTGCTGTGCCAGGAAACTTCAGCGGCTGGACGCTGAGGAGAAACACCTCCTCCGGGTCGCTTCATTCGTGTGAGGTCAACTGGGGTCGCCGAAACGGCTCCTCCTGCATCAATCGCAGCGTCTATTCAACGGATTCTGGACTCTACTGGTGCGAGTCCGAGCACGGGGAGTGCAGCAACGTCCTCAGCATCACAGTGAACAGTAAGCCCAGCTGAAGACGTGCACGTCCAGTCTTTGACCAAGTGGAAACACTAAATACCCTCAACTGCCAGTTTATTAGAAACACCAGCTAAAACAAAgtcagtctaatacaacagcacTGGCACAGAGAATACTGTGACTGCAGACAGCTCTGTGTTAGACGTGcatccatatgtgtgtgtgtgaaacatcaTCTTGTCATTGCTTTGCTAAATTTCTGCGACCATAGTTTGTCCTTGTGTATTTCAGGTGGTGTCGTGATCCTGGAGAGTCCGGCACTTCCTGTGACGGAGGGAGATAAAGTGACGCTTCGCTGTTCCTACAAGGAAAGATATGGGGAGAAGTCGACGTCAGATTTCAATGCTACTTTCTATAAAAATGGTGTTTTCATTGGGATTCAGCCTGAAGGACAGTTGGTCCTTCCAGCGGTGTCCATGTCTGACGAAGGCTTCTACAAGTGTCAACACCCGTTAAAAGGAGAGTCACCGCAGagtctgctgtctgtcagagGTGACGGTGATGTTCTTCTctttaaatacagtacagtgatGGATCGTCCGTTCCACGGTCTCATAGTCCAGACGTGTCTCTGAGACAAAGCTGTTCTACAGGCAGAAAGTTCATCTCATTGTCTGAGTTAAAACTCAATAGTTGAAGATGATTATGCACAATTAGATTCTCCACAATCAACAGTTCATGGGCACAAATGCATCCTTCTTCTTGAAATACTTGCAAAGCAGCTTCTAACTGTTCGACTTGACTGCTGctttttgatttatttccttCAACGTAGAAATGAAACTTGAGAAGGAAGCTGAGGTCCAGACAAAGCACAAAGACTCACTGGTTTGAGTTTTGCGAGTCTCTGGGTTTAGTTCCTCGACATTTACATGCAAGCGGCTTAGCGGCTAACCACCTCACAGCATACAGGACTTTTTTAGGCAGGACTGCTCACAGTGTATTTGAAACACACAGCACCATGTGATGGATGGGTCtttgtgtttacttgtttgtgtgatgtttgGATCAAAGCAGAACAGTTGATCTGATGTTTCTTCCTCACAGACAGAGCTCAGCCTAAAGACGTCCCGACCACTCCTCCGGTCATGTCTCCGGACAGGCTGCTGTGCATCGTCCTGCTGTTTGTCCTCTACACTGCTGCAACCATACTGTGCTTTTACATGTACCGAAGGCGGGCTCGAGGTAAGAGCACCTCTGAAATCCTGAAGATAATGATAGAATACACCGAATCCTGTATCCTCTGTTGGTCTGATCATTCAGACAGTAAAATCCCATCATCTGTTGTCATTCACAGTTATTTTAATGTATACAATCAGAAGTTTGTCACTTCTGCCTGGTGACTAAAGCAGGGTAGGAGTTTTGTTCCCAATGTAAAGaactctttaaaacagtttggaaaaaaaagtaaaaagactttctcctctttgcttCCTGCAGCTCGAGCGGACGCTAAAAGGAGAACTTCAGATCATGTCGAAGAGGAATGATGAGTCCTGTTTTCTGAATAGTGAACTCTGACCCACTGAAGGAGCAACAACAGCTCAGGAACATTGTCAGTCTTCTGCTTTTTGATTCTGTTctcgtgttttcttttttgttcttccttAAATTGTATTAGagctttttaaaattatttaaaaccaGTACTTGGCCACTGGATGTCActattttaatttagttttaagtgcattttaaatcagtgaacaaaaatatattgaaatttGCTGTATCTAGGAAATCTGTTGTCTTCTTGCCAATCTAAACTCCAGTGAACCGGCAGCCTCACAGCCTCCAGTGGCATTTACCCACAGAGAGAGGGCGCCATTGAGTCACTAAACCTTCATGCCTTAAGGCAAATAGAATCTCAACCTGAACCAACTCTGTctcataaacacaaaacattctGCACAAGAAACTTATGTAAATTCTGTTTAATAACTGGATCAATATTCCTCCGTAAAACCCTGAAGCTCTGAACAGTGAACTGGTCACAGTGACAATGTTTCCACACAGTATCAGAGTCTTTACTGAGTAAATCATCCAGGATGATTTCAGTACTGAGGTGTGGACACTGGATGTCACCATTTCCAGTTTCAAACACTCGAAACCACTGAACCCagtaacagtaaaatgaaatttaCTGAGCACCTGCGTCCAAACCTTTGCTTAATGTAAAAGCTCTTATTACTCTGTCACTTTGTTCCTAACAGAGCCGTAAAACAGGAGGGTTAATGGGAAGGCTGGCCACACGGACACAGCTGGTAAAGACTATAAAGatttaataaatcaatttaatttTTATGAAATAGGTTCTACACTGAAAACCTGATTCAATGATGTGATAAAACAAACTGATCTGAGTTTTTCTCAGAGGCAGCTGCAGTACATGCTGAACACAAATATACTAACAGACactatgaataataataattattattattatctatgTCTGACCATTTACCCAGAGATTTGCTTTTACTTCATtagatatttcacttttttataaaaaaaaaaaaataacgtgacaaataaatattaaaatcttttaaattcATGATCAATTCAAGATTAATTTTCACTTTACATGTGCAGGTCCTCAGGCTGAAGGCTCCAGGCTCAGCATGTGAATATAATGAACTGGAACGTTTTTCGTtttcagctccacacacacgGCTGCTCTGAGGAAACATCGTTACCTGATCTGTGGCTCTGTCCTCGAGAGGGAAGATCTAGTTTTTAACCCTTTTGGCCATTTTGGTTAATATTATTCagcattttaataaataaataaccacaaATATTACCATTTAACTACCACGTGGATCTAATACATTCCCTGGTTCCACCCTGATGGGTTTAATCCTCCACAGTCCCAAGAGAAAACCCACAGAAACCAAGAAGAACATGCAAACCATGTCAGCAGATGGACCGGACAcctgctgttttcatgtttttgaacaagactaaAAGTTAGcagttagcatgttagcaaaaaaatcaataaatttaaaaaaacagggaaacagcaAATCCCaacatcagagaccagaaatCAACTAATGGATTGATGGACTATCTAATGCAGCTGTGGTGGATGACTGGAAAATAAGATAATGACCTACAGGGTTCAGTCCCAGACACGGATCAACAAACTCCTGTTCTTCCTTGTGTTAGTATTTAAAGGGAAGTGAAAAGgtgtaaaacatttatttcgtccactgaaatgaaagcagGTGGATTCACACAGATACAACAGTAGTTTCATGGTAATGGTGCCAGTCACAAGGTCCCTGCCTGTTATTTCCCACAGCAGGTCATTTTCAGTTCACTGAACCAGTTCGAAGCTTCTACATTTAAGTTTTCTGTGAAAAGTGTctgggaaaaacattttaatttgaaaatgattcatttgatgatttaccaaagaaaaaacattcacatcctgtcttggtttttaaaaagtgtttcttCAACATCTGTGTTACataaaatatcattttaaagacttcatttcattttgcagCAGTATAAAAAAGATTTAGGCCTCAGATGTTTATACGTTTCATAATCAGTAAACTGTTTACACATTGTTGACTCATTGTTGACTCAGTAGATCTTTCTAAAGGTGGAAAGAGGAATTCCCTGTTCGGTCAGATATTTAACTGGTAGATTTCGTTAAACAAATTCTTTGTGTAGGATCAATACCTGTGATTCATGCTGACAGGCTGTAACCCACAGAAATgatcattatcatcatttaaagctgcaccttCACAACGTCTGTTTAAACAATGAAAGAAATGGATGTCAGATGAGTCACTCATAGTTACAAACCCACCTGGAATGAGCAGATAGACACTGGACAGTCAGTGGCATGAGGACACTGCTCTGTGTCCACCTTTCTCTGTGTTCATCTTTCAGTTTGGTTCCACAACATGTCCGTTCACGCTGATTTAAGATTTTCACACTGTGGCACTAACTGTTTAGAACTGATTCAGTTCTGATCAGCAGTGTTATGCAGAGACTTGGCAGCTCGACTTTTCCCTAAAACTTCTGCTGTaaattttttcttctctgttgtttCCATTGAAATCTGTGGTTGTCTGGTCTTGAGTCCTTGTTTTGTCCTCGGTACGTTTCCCTGCTGTTGAAGagaaggtttgtttgtttgtttgtttgaattcaaaaaggaaaaaaggaagtgaaaacattttattatgcatATACAGAATCTGTGTTTCAGGGTCATTGAGTTCGACCGGTGCTGCccaagctgaaaaaaaatccctgtttCTGGTTTCGTGAAAAGTCCATAAACATGACTCAGAGACATGACTTACAGGGGAGTTTGTCTCTGTAGTGAAaagtattaaaatatttttgggtTTTACCAGTTTGTGTTAGAACCATGATcactaaacaaacacacactgctgcatcttcaCTGTAGACTGACGCACAATAGGATCCTACAGCATGAAAAGATCAAGACCAACAACACATTAGAGCAGAGCTCCAGATCCACACAGATATAAAAATATACGACtgagaaatgtgtgtaaatCAGTGTAAAGGTCTGTACTGTACCATCATGGAATAAAGGCCCTTCAGTCATTAGACGCAGCAGCATTCTGCTGTGGGTCAAAGGGAACTGGGACAGTGACTGTAAGGTCTAATCATGATGTAGATACAGAGACTGGGTGAGTCTGAACAGTCTCTGGGAGGAGCTGGGAGGAGCTATGacctcattgttttgtttgtaaccTTGGTGATGGCTGCCGGCGTCATCACACTGGACCAATGAGCAAGCACTGGGTTAGAGGGCGGAACATCTGTCTCCAGGTGtggcaacaacacacacacacacggaccaGAGCAGCCTCACCTGACAGGTTTATCACAGAGCGGAG
The sequence above is drawn from the Toxotes jaculatrix isolate fToxJac2 chromosome 23, fToxJac2.pri, whole genome shotgun sequence genome and encodes:
- the LOC121177404 gene encoding Fc receptor-like protein 5 isoform X2; this translates as MELPSLCLFMTATLSARPDRSQFFRYETLSLSCAVPGNFSGWTLRRNTSSGSLHSCEVNWGRRNGSSCINRSVYSTDSGLYWCESEHGECSNVLSITVNSGVVILESPALPVTEGDKVTLRCSYKERYGEKSTSDFNATFYKNGVFIGIQPEGQLVLPAVSMSDEGFYKCQHPLKGESPQSLLSVRDRAQPKDVPTTPPVMSPDRLLCIVLLFVLYTAATILCFYMYRRRARARADAKRRTSDHVEEE
- the LOC121177404 gene encoding Fc receptor-like protein 5 isoform X1, with the translated sequence MELPSLCLFMTATLSARPDRSQFFRYETLSLSCAVPGNFSGWTLRRNTSSGSLHSCEVNWGRRNGSSCINRSVYSTDSGLYWCESEHGECSNVLSITVNSGVVILESPALPVTEGDKVTLRCSYKERYGEKSTSDFNATFYKNGVFIGIQPEGQLVLPAVSMSDEGFYKCQHPLKGESPQSLLSVRELSLKTSRPLLRSCLRTGCCASSCCLSSTLLQPYCAFTCTEGGLELERTLKGELQIMSKRNDESCFLNSEL